One genomic window of Clostridium taeniosporum includes the following:
- the aroD gene encoding type I 3-dehydroquinate dehydratase, translated as MKKVVQVKNVKIGEGVPKICVPIVGKNIKEVLEEARILTNLNIDIVEWRVDFFKDVLEIEKVKSTLLRLTEILINIPILFTFRNKVEGGEKEVSIEYYIKLNSEIAKTKLADLIDVELFIGDKVINEIVDVCHKNNIKVVISNHDFNKTPHKEEIVSRLLRMIELKADLPKIAVMPNSESDVLTLLCATNEMKEKYPNNPIITMSMNSIGVISRISGEIFGSCLTFGSSKKASAPGQIEAKELHSVLQLLHKNM; from the coding sequence ATGAAGAAGGTAGTACAAGTAAAGAATGTAAAAATAGGTGAAGGTGTACCTAAAATATGTGTACCTATTGTAGGGAAGAATATTAAAGAAGTATTAGAAGAGGCTAGAATTTTAACAAACTTAAATATAGATATAGTAGAGTGGCGTGTTGATTTTTTTAAAGATGTTTTAGAAATAGAAAAAGTAAAAAGTACTCTTTTAAGATTAACTGAGATTTTAATTAATATACCTATTCTTTTTACTTTTAGGAATAAGGTTGAAGGTGGAGAAAAAGAAGTTTCTATTGAGTACTATATAAAATTAAATTCAGAAATAGCTAAAACTAAATTAGCTGATTTAATTGATGTTGAGTTATTTATTGGAGATAAAGTTATAAATGAAATAGTAGATGTTTGTCATAAAAATAATATAAAAGTTGTTATTTCAAATCATGATTTTAATAAGACACCACATAAAGAAGAAATAGTTTCCAGATTGCTTAGAATGATTGAATTAAAGGCTGACTTACCTAAAATAGCAGTTATGCCTAATAGTGAAAGTGATGTTTTAACTTTACTTTGTGCTACAAATGAAATGAAAGAAAAGTATCCAAACAATCCTATAATAACAATGTCAATGAATAGTATTGGAGTTATAAGTAGAATTTCAGGAGAAATTTTTGGATCTTGCTTGACTTTTGGATCTTCTAAAAAAGCGTCAGCACCTGGACAAATAGAAGCTAAAGAATTACATTCTGTGCTTCAATTATTGCACAAAAACATGTGA
- the pepT gene encoding peptidase T, translated as MKAYERFLKYVKVHTTSDENSSSHPTTKRQFDLANLLVEEMKDMGFENVRCDENCYVYGVIPATKGYEDRKSIGLIAHMDTAPSACGENVKPQLIENYDGKDVILKGNNSVLSPERFPHLKTLEGRTLITTDGTTLLGADDKAGIAEILTACEIIINENIPHGKICVGFTPDEEVGKGADLFDVKNFKADFAYTIDGGIEGEIAYENFNAAGAKVEINGVSVHPGSAKNTMINALNVAIEFNSMLPNCEKPEYTEGYEGFYYLEKLSGNTDKASMEYILRDHDAEKFEVKKSIMKLAEKLLNEKYGEGTVKVILKEQYRNMIELVKPCFHLIDNAVEAMKGLNVTPVVEPIRGGTDGARLSYMGLPCPNLGTGGYAFHGEYEHITVEGMDICTNIIIEILKRYAEE; from the coding sequence ATGAAAGCTTATGAACGTTTTTTAAAATATGTAAAGGTGCATACCACATCAGATGAAAACTCTTCATCACATCCAACAACAAAAAGACAATTTGATTTAGCTAATTTACTTGTAGAAGAAATGAAAGATATGGGTTTTGAAAATGTAAGATGTGATGAAAATTGCTATGTTTATGGAGTTATTCCAGCAACTAAAGGTTATGAAGATAGAAAAAGCATAGGGCTTATAGCTCATATGGATACAGCACCATCAGCATGTGGAGAAAATGTAAAACCACAATTAATTGAAAATTATGATGGTAAAGATGTTATTTTAAAAGGAAATAATAGTGTTTTATCTCCAGAAAGATTTCCACATTTGAAAACTTTAGAGGGAAGAACACTTATTACAACAGATGGAACAACATTACTTGGAGCTGATGATAAAGCAGGAATTGCTGAAATACTTACTGCATGTGAAATTATAATTAATGAAAATATACCTCATGGAAAGATTTGTGTAGGATTTACGCCAGATGAAGAAGTGGGTAAAGGGGCAGATCTTTTTGATGTTAAAAATTTTAAAGCAGATTTTGCTTATACAATTGATGGTGGAATAGAAGGTGAAATAGCATATGAAAACTTTAATGCTGCAGGTGCAAAGGTAGAAATAAATGGGGTATCTGTTCATCCAGGAAGTGCTAAAAATACTATGATAAATGCTTTAAATGTAGCTATAGAATTCAATTCTATGTTACCAAATTGTGAAAAACCTGAGTACACAGAAGGGTATGAAGGATTTTACTATTTAGAAAAATTAAGTGGAAACACAGATAAAGCTAGTATGGAATATATTTTACGTGATCATGATGCAGAAAAATTTGAAGTTAAAAAATCTATTATGAAATTAGCTGAAAAACTTCTTAATGAAAAATATGGAGAAGGAACAGTAAAAGTTATATTAAAAGAACAATATAGAAATATGATTGAGCTTGTAAAACCATGTTTTCATTTAATAGATAATGCTGTGGAAGCAATGAAGGGTTTAAACGTGACACCAGTTGTTGAACCAATTAGAGGTGGAACTGATGGAGCTAGATTGAGTTATATGGGACTCCCATGTCCTAACCTTGGAACAGGGGGATATGCATTCCATGGAGAATATGAGCATATAACAGTTGAGGGGATGGATATTTGTACAAATATAATTATTGAGATATTAAAGAGATACGCAGAGGAATAA
- a CDS encoding FapA family protein, which produces MEFGAKVVNGEIVIVDTVDKDLSSIEYQPITIKVCENVEVYINKKLCKANNIYKVKVSDEIECKNVSTEAKKEVIVDISKDKMKAFVVVNYVPKIEYTLKDKQCSLNLVLATEVLKEEYPEFFSINELKDILKQKGVKYGINEEALKIATESNGEKIIVANGDEAVDDVPAEIKPLFIPTKMFFPDPDSKERVDYKNLFRISNVKAGDKIAEIIPETQGKNGMNVFGQVKKKRYIRNEPIKTSNGCKIEGNNVIALIDGKAHILNRSIGVNPVYSVESVNMETCNITFYGDIEVYNSVDDHMSVNAGGALDVSHNVNTSKVVTGGEINILGSAINSKILCGQIDLQKKDYSELLILYKHNIEFLINIMKQVNLEKMKFDFRTTLNLVIDDKFKDFKKLSLDIVSTNIKNKIRYNKLVDLIRDKVLMNGMCNLNSIKELNNFNNVLENELEYYNESMIVPLDVRINYCQDCYIKSTGNIIINGNGEYTSYLNAMKDIIFTKSDSVARGGVLEAEGNISTGIIGSTACVLTTLKVPRKGRISAVVAYPNTKFCFGKSSMILEEKLENINVYYDEHFMSIEISKSAYSKS; this is translated from the coding sequence ATGGAATTTGGAGCTAAAGTTGTTAATGGGGAAATAGTAATAGTAGATACGGTTGATAAAGATCTAAGTTCTATAGAATATCAACCTATAACCATAAAAGTATGTGAAAATGTAGAAGTGTATATAAATAAGAAACTTTGTAAGGCAAATAATATTTATAAAGTTAAAGTAAGTGATGAAATAGAATGCAAAAATGTAAGTACAGAAGCAAAAAAGGAAGTTATAGTTGATATATCAAAAGATAAAATGAAAGCATTTGTAGTAGTAAATTATGTACCCAAAATAGAATATACACTTAAAGATAAACAATGTTCTTTAAATTTAGTTTTGGCTACAGAGGTATTAAAAGAAGAATATCCAGAATTTTTTAGCATAAATGAATTAAAAGATATACTAAAACAAAAAGGAGTAAAATATGGAATTAATGAAGAAGCTTTAAAAATTGCAACAGAAAGTAATGGGGAAAAAATTATTGTTGCTAATGGAGATGAAGCAGTAGATGATGTACCAGCAGAAATAAAACCATTATTTATACCAACAAAAATGTTTTTTCCAGATCCAGATTCGAAAGAAAGAGTAGATTATAAAAATTTATTTAGAATTTCAAATGTAAAAGCAGGAGATAAAATAGCAGAAATAATCCCTGAGACTCAAGGTAAAAATGGGATGAATGTATTTGGACAAGTTAAAAAAAAGAGGTATATAAGAAATGAACCCATAAAAACATCTAATGGATGCAAGATAGAAGGAAATAATGTTATAGCATTAATAGATGGTAAAGCTCATATCTTAAATAGAAGTATTGGAGTGAATCCTGTATATTCTGTAGAAAGTGTAAATATGGAAACCTGTAATATTACTTTTTATGGAGATATTGAAGTTTATAATAGTGTTGATGATCATATGAGTGTTAATGCTGGAGGAGCTTTAGATGTTAGTCATAATGTTAATACTTCAAAGGTAGTCACTGGTGGTGAAATTAATATACTAGGAAGTGCAATTAATTCTAAAATATTATGTGGACAAATTGACTTACAAAAAAAAGATTATTCTGAACTTTTAATTTTATATAAACATAATATTGAATTTCTAATCAATATTATGAAACAAGTTAATTTAGAAAAAATGAAATTTGACTTCAGAACAACTTTGAATTTGGTAATAGATGATAAATTTAAAGATTTCAAGAAGTTATCGTTAGATATAGTATCTACTAATATAAAGAATAAAATACGGTATAATAAATTGGTAGATTTAATTAGAGATAAAGTTTTAATGAATGGAATGTGTAATTTAAATTCTATTAAAGAGTTAAATAATTTTAATAATGTATTAGAAAATGAGTTAGAATATTATAATGAAAGTATGATAGTACCTTTAGATGTAAGAATAAATTATTGCCAGGATTGTTATATAAAATCTACAGGAAATATAATAATAAATGGTAATGGAGAATATACATCTTACTTAAATGCTATGAAAGATATAATATTTACTAAGTCAGATTCGGTAGCTAGAGGGGGAGTACTAGAAGCAGAAGGAAATATAAGTACTGGAATAATAGGTAGCACGGCTTGTGTACTTACTACTTTAAAAGTGCCAAGAAAGGGAAGGATAAGTGCAGTTGTTGCTTATCCAAATACAAAATTCTGCTTTGGTAAATCTTCAATGATATTAGAAGAAAAATTAGAGAATATTAATGTTTATTATGATGAACATTTTATGAGCATTGAAATTTCTAAATCGGCATACAGTAAATCTTAA
- a CDS encoding transposase: MSIKISNDVKLIIVQNILNNVVSFEEVARSLGVAYQRIQRWIAIYRGIMSISKE, translated from the coding sequence ATGTCAATAAAAATTTCTAATGATGTGAAATTGATAATTGTTCAAAATATATTAAATAATGTAGTTAGTTTTGAAGAAGTAGCACGAAGCCTTGGAGTAGCATATCAGAGAATTCAAAGATGGATTGCTATTTATAGAGGCATCATGAGTATCAGTAAAGAATAA
- a CDS encoding CHAP domain-containing protein, which produces MKKRYLKKIILTSLTITMFLSLNSVTAYAVWQKDSKDKWNWIENNIKVTGWKNIDNNWYHFDSNGIMSTGWLHDNNKWYYLDTSGTMQVGWFKESDNKWYHLSTRGSMDIGWLKDNNKWYYLSSCGVMSTGWLKDMNEKWYYLSNDGSMYTGWLDHNGDIYYFNSNGEMITEKLVIDGESYDFSEYGKLISKEISGSIESDGTSNEEIKEGYVLTESAPLNIRKEPSISSEILGTIPRKSKVQVIGNEVDGFYKISYKDLTGWSSCEWIKFINTEDDNFDEDTNNNFDENVEEEIKENNEEEIQKDNEEEIEENNKDDFNVEFGEERTVPPSLDNKYYYSNNNIFYKIKLSPPFFKSDGSPIIGNCTWYAWGRIWELTGKAPIDVNFTGNGYEWWQANLKTGKYKTGNKPKVGALAVWKSSLAGSGGYGHVAVVEKIENGKVYISESSWHGSLFKYRELYNIQDLYGYIYLDEPNY; this is translated from the coding sequence GTGAAAAAAAGATATCTAAAAAAGATAATACTTACATCTCTAACAATTACCATGTTTTTAAGTTTAAATTCTGTTACTGCATATGCTGTATGGCAAAAGGATTCAAAAGATAAATGGAATTGGATTGAAAATAATATTAAAGTAACTGGATGGAAAAACATAGATAATAATTGGTATCATTTTGATTCTAATGGAATTATGAGTACGGGTTGGCTACATGATAATAATAAATGGTATTACTTAGATACTAGTGGTACTATGCAAGTAGGCTGGTTTAAAGAAAGTGATAATAAATGGTATCATTTATCTACACGTGGATCAATGGATATAGGTTGGTTAAAAGATAATAATAAATGGTATTATCTATCAAGCTGTGGTGTTATGTCTACAGGATGGTTAAAGGATATGAATGAAAAGTGGTACTATTTATCAAATGATGGATCAATGTATACAGGGTGGTTAGATCATAATGGAGATATTTACTATTTTAACTCTAATGGTGAAATGATAACAGAAAAATTAGTAATTGATGGTGAGTCATATGATTTCTCAGAATATGGGAAATTGATAAGTAAAGAAATATCTGGTTCAATAGAAAGCGATGGGACAAGCAATGAAGAAATTAAAGAAGGATATGTTTTAACAGAAAGTGCACCGTTGAATATAAGAAAAGAACCATCAATTTCATCTGAAATATTAGGAACTATTCCTAGAAAAAGTAAAGTACAGGTTATAGGAAATGAGGTGGATGGTTTCTATAAAATTTCATATAAAGATTTAACAGGATGGTCAAGTTGTGAGTGGATAAAATTTATAAATACTGAAGATGATAATTTTGATGAAGATACTAACAATAATTTTGATGAAAATGTTGAAGAAGAGATAAAAGAAAACAACGAAGAAGAAATACAAAAAGATAACGAAGAAGAAATAGAAGAAAATAATAAAGATGATTTCAATGTAGAATTTGGAGAAGAAAGAACAGTACCGCCATCTTTAGATAATAAATATTATTATTCTAATAATAATATATTTTACAAAATAAAGCTTTCACCACCATTTTTTAAAAGTGATGGAAGTCCAATAATAGGAAATTGTACATGGTATGCATGGGGACGTATATGGGAGCTTACAGGAAAAGCTCCAATTGATGTAAATTTTACAGGAAATGGATATGAGTGGTGGCAAGCCAATCTTAAAACAGGAAAATATAAGACTGGAAATAAACCTAAAGTTGGAGCTTTAGCAGTATGGAAGTCTTCTTTAGCAGGTTCAGGTGGATATGGACATGTTGCAGTAGTTGAAAAAATAGAAAATGGTAAGGTATATATATCAGAATCATCTTGGCATGGATCATTATTTAAATATAGAGAATTATATAATATACAAGATTTATATGGATATATATATTTAGATGAACCAAATTATTAA
- a CDS encoding diguanylate cyclase domain-containing protein translates to MDKLVQQAEMFAKKIVHTYFIEKDFKTILGNIDESNISWIRTGSKDIRNNINEDLDIFHLEKESCNLKFQIEKEIYDSTIISDDVILVLGKITYRSYLKSKKLIKIPTRLTLLCKLINNEFKICHIHNAVVNVPQKYDEFFPETLEKYTYNLLQKILEEKTIQIEHITNSIDGGIATISCDNFFSINYANDGFYKLIGYTREEFKILMENQFIKILNKDDILKLNDQLLNNSSINNNIKFEIKIQKKNGEIIWILLSGNKFFTEDNFVEFICILVDITEFKQIQHDLELEKKRYKIIAEQSNNILFDYDIQTCKMVYSIKYTTITGKDYNVPNFIYETLKSNLIYKDDVPKFLRLIRLLSSGKDFISIDIRINTVDGSFKWFRIQATVLFEEKEPIKAIGNIVNIDKEKRETEALKLKAKLDPLTKVYNKVVTKSLIKQYISTSGKEKCHCLMIIDIDNFKAVNDNLGHMFGDSVLSEVSSSIKKVFKESDIIGRIGGDEFVIFIKNINSYELISEKANELCESFKKIYTGENNNFIISCSIGISMYPTHGITYDELFKKADMALYSSKNNGKNKFEFYCNKLDSFSKSKNHFLNYYTENESYKRFSHIFENDFCNYVFDIISETKDVNSAINLILAKIGTSFKLSRISILETSNNDSILGVTYEWCDKNILSSKHIMQNLEFNNWKTYLNNFYYGKNLNCSNIYTYNLPNKLEKIYEDLKNKSIFQSPILDNGKFKGCVCFDICYENHIWTDFEIESFTSITKIISSYLLNMRTKELLEDERLLTQAVAKNQSLYTYMLEPDSYKLIYLSPNTKDLYPNAKVGEVCYKSIGKNDKPCKYCPLPELYKNKQKSSTIEFYNDSFDGWISSTASEINLSLDRKANLICFSNVTSFIDRITSKDSLTGVLTLSKFEVIAKNLLTSISNTKFALIYCDINRFKYINETSGHAIGNKVLIYFANFVSSFLDSDELICRASADNFILLLKYDNLKNLKNRFKIFNENFIEAQKNYFNNLKIPIICGVYLIHSNDTDLSLIIDSANIARKTIKGSHKSRYALYDHKLHLKITKEKEIENLMFSSLDNNEFLVYLQPKIDLLTKKIVGAEALVRWMSPNKKLIPPNDFIPLFEKNGFITELDFYVYEEIFKKMNSWINSGKKVIPISLNVSRVHINDIDFIPRLKKLTKKYNVPTNLIELELTESIFFDDIKALLKAITSLKSLGFTCSIDDFGSGYSSLNLLKDLPIDVLKLDKEFFPNSSINFKEKVIISNIVKMAQDLNIVVLSEGIETKEQADFLTEIGCNMAQGFLFDKPMPIDIFEQKLWS, encoded by the coding sequence ATGGATAAACTTGTTCAACAAGCAGAGATGTTCGCAAAAAAAATAGTACATACTTACTTTATAGAAAAAGATTTTAAAACTATACTTGGAAATATTGATGAGAGCAATATCTCTTGGATAAGAACAGGTTCGAAAGATATTCGTAATAATATAAATGAAGATTTAGATATTTTTCATCTTGAAAAAGAAAGTTGTAATTTAAAATTTCAAATTGAAAAAGAAATCTATGATAGTACCATTATTTCTGATGATGTTATTCTAGTATTAGGGAAAATCACTTATAGAAGCTACCTAAAAAGTAAAAAATTAATTAAAATCCCTACTCGATTAACTTTATTGTGCAAATTAATAAATAATGAATTTAAAATTTGTCATATTCATAATGCTGTTGTAAATGTCCCACAAAAATATGATGAATTTTTTCCTGAAACCCTAGAAAAATACACTTACAATCTTCTACAAAAAATTCTAGAAGAGAAAACTATTCAAATTGAACATATAACAAATAGCATAGATGGTGGGATTGCTACTATATCTTGTGATAATTTTTTTTCAATTAATTATGCAAATGATGGTTTCTATAAATTAATAGGTTATACTCGTGAAGAATTTAAAATTTTAATGGAAAATCAATTTATTAAAATACTTAATAAGGATGATATTCTTAAATTAAATGACCAATTATTAAATAACTCATCTATTAATAATAATATAAAATTTGAAATTAAAATACAGAAAAAAAATGGAGAAATAATATGGATTTTATTAAGTGGAAATAAATTTTTTACTGAAGATAACTTTGTTGAATTTATTTGTATACTTGTTGACATTACAGAATTCAAACAAATTCAACATGATTTAGAATTAGAAAAAAAACGTTATAAAATAATCGCTGAACAATCAAATAATATATTGTTTGATTATGATATTCAGACTTGCAAAATGGTATATTCAATTAAATATACTACAATTACAGGAAAAGATTATAATGTTCCTAATTTTATATATGAAACTCTAAAAAGTAATTTAATCTATAAAGATGATGTACCTAAATTTTTAAGATTAATAAGATTACTTTCTTCTGGGAAAGATTTTATATCAATTGATATTAGAATTAATACTGTTGATGGTAGTTTCAAATGGTTTAGAATTCAAGCTACTGTATTATTTGAAGAAAAAGAACCAATTAAAGCAATTGGAAATATAGTAAATATAGATAAAGAGAAACGAGAAACTGAAGCTTTAAAATTAAAAGCTAAACTTGATCCCCTTACTAAAGTTTATAACAAAGTAGTTACTAAGTCTTTAATTAAACAATACATAAGCACATCGGGTAAAGAAAAATGTCATTGTCTTATGATTATTGATATTGATAATTTTAAAGCTGTAAATGATAATCTTGGACACATGTTTGGTGATTCAGTTCTTTCTGAAGTTTCATCTAGCATAAAAAAAGTTTTTAAAGAGTCTGATATAATAGGCCGTATTGGTGGAGATGAATTTGTAATTTTTATAAAAAATATTAATTCATATGAACTAATATCTGAAAAAGCTAATGAACTTTGTGAAAGTTTCAAAAAGATATATACTGGTGAAAATAATAATTTTATAATTTCTTGTAGTATAGGTATATCTATGTACCCTACTCATGGTATTACATATGATGAGTTATTTAAGAAAGCAGATATGGCTCTATACAGTTCAAAAAACAATGGTAAAAATAAGTTTGAATTTTATTGTAATAAATTAGATTCTTTTAGCAAAAGCAAAAATCATTTTCTTAATTATTACACTGAAAATGAAAGTTATAAAAGATTTAGTCATATATTTGAAAATGACTTTTGTAATTATGTTTTTGACATAATATCAGAAACTAAAGATGTGAATAGCGCTATAAATTTAATTTTAGCTAAAATAGGTACTTCATTTAAATTAAGTCGTATAAGTATATTAGAAACTTCTAATAATGATAGTATTCTTGGTGTAACTTATGAATGGTGTGATAAAAATATTCTATCTTCAAAACATATTATGCAAAACTTAGAATTTAATAATTGGAAAACTTATTTGAATAATTTTTATTATGGAAAAAATCTTAATTGTTCTAATATTTATACTTATAATTTACCAAATAAACTAGAAAAAATATATGAAGACCTTAAAAATAAGTCTATTTTTCAAAGTCCAATTCTTGATAATGGTAAATTTAAAGGTTGTGTTTGTTTTGATATTTGCTATGAAAATCATATATGGACAGATTTTGAAATTGAATCTTTTACATCTATAACTAAAATAATAAGTTCCTATCTATTAAATATGCGTACTAAAGAACTTTTAGAAGATGAAAGATTATTAACTCAAGCAGTAGCTAAAAATCAAAGTTTATATACTTATATGTTAGAACCAGATTCATATAAACTCATATATTTAAGTCCTAATACTAAAGATTTATATCCTAATGCCAAAGTTGGTGAAGTGTGCTATAAATCCATTGGAAAAAATGATAAACCTTGTAAATATTGTCCCCTTCCTGAACTTTATAAAAACAAACAAAAAAGTAGTACAATAGAATTTTACAATGATTCTTTTGATGGCTGGATTAGCTCTACTGCTTCTGAAATAAATTTATCATTAGATAGAAAAGCTAACTTAATTTGTTTTTCTAATGTCACTAGTTTTATTGACAGGATAACATCAAAAGATTCATTAACAGGAGTTCTTACTTTATCTAAATTTGAAGTAATTGCAAAAAATTTATTAACAAGTATATCTAATACAAAATTTGCTCTTATTTATTGTGATATTAATAGATTTAAATATATAAATGAAACTTCAGGACATGCTATTGGCAATAAAGTTTTAATTTACTTTGCAAATTTTGTTTCTTCATTTTTAGATAGTGATGAGCTCATTTGTAGAGCTTCTGCTGATAACTTTATTTTGCTATTAAAATATGACAATTTAAAAAATTTAAAAAATAGGTTTAAAATCTTTAATGAAAACTTTATTGAGGCTCAAAAAAATTATTTTAATAATTTAAAAATTCCAATTATCTGTGGAGTATATTTAATACATTCAAATGATACGGATTTATCTTTAATAATAGATAGTGCTAATATTGCAAGAAAAACTATTAAAGGTTCTCATAAGAGTCGATATGCTTTATATGATCATAAGCTACATTTAAAAATTACTAAAGAAAAAGAAATTGAAAATTTAATGTTTTCTTCATTAGATAATAATGAATTTTTAGTATATTTACAACCAAAAATTGATCTTTTAACGAAAAAAATAGTTGGTGCAGAAGCATTAGTGCGGTGGATGAGTCCAAACAAAAAACTTATACCTCCAAATGACTTTATTCCTCTATTTGAAAAAAACGGCTTTATAACGGAATTAGACTTTTATGTATATGAAGAGATTTTTAAAAAAATGAACTCTTGGATAAATTCTGGTAAAAAAGTTATCCCTATATCTTTAAATGTTTCTAGAGTTCATATAAATGACATTGATTTTATCCCAAGATTAAAGAAATTAACTAAAAAATATAATGTTCCAACTAATTTAATAGAACTTGAATTAACTGAAAGTATCTTCTTTGATGATATTAAAGCCTTACTTAAAGCAATCACTAGTTTAAAATCTCTTGGATTTACTTGTTCTATTGATGATTTTGGTTCTGGATATTCTTCGTTAAATCTTTTAAAAGATTTACCTATTGATGTACTAAAATTAGATAAAGAATTTTTTCCTAATTCATCTATAAATTTCAAAGAAAAAGTAATAATATCTAATATAGTTAAAATGGCTCAAGATTTAAATATAGTAGTACTTTCTGAGGGCATTGAAACAAAAGAACAGGCAGACTTTTTAACAGAGATTGGTTGTAATATGGCTCAAGGATTTCTTTTTGATAAACCTATGCCTATAGATATATTTGAACAAAAACTTTGGAGCTAG